A genomic region of Papaver somniferum cultivar HN1 chromosome 7, ASM357369v1, whole genome shotgun sequence contains the following coding sequences:
- the LOC113294552 gene encoding uncharacterized protein LOC113294552 → MTLLMVGGGWRQKPFYIRHFGDSNTVTRPMLQDAILKLLKRTGIKNCKSEGGEDSDDDNDEQVTDNAHKLKEKYFGLVDDLEKSKNVSWPDLIHSFLEKKINQNYNTPEDITGCVVYLLLLYAEHTHLVKPVTLPDDRYLPRAARWNIKEISVEFLKDMEASQYTFSKEFKDEYTMYEKEMLNEIAQRLPVEEVPLTVDWQEKFEDLEVKNEDLRLTIAEKWCELQSRKEDGLPIDVSILEELLNDIYHRAYPPPQPNSGEEESSSSSEEGHDDLDDTVPSATTPW, encoded by the exons ATGACACTTttgatggtaggtggtggatggaGGCAGAAACCATTCTACATTAGACACTTTGGTGATAGCAACACGGTTACAAGACCAATGCTACAAGATGCCATCTTGAAACTGCTCAAGCGTACTGGTATCAAGAATTGTAAATCTGAAGGTGGCGAAGACAGTGATGATGACaatgatgaacaagtaaccgata ATGCTCATAAACTCAAAGAAAAGTACTTTGGTTTAGTTGATGATCTTGAGAAGTCAAAGAATGTATCTTGGCCTGACCTGATACATAGtttcttagagaagaaaatcaatcagAACTACAACACTCCCGAGGACATCACTGGTTGTGTCGTCTATTTGTTG TTGTTGTATGCGGAGCATACTCACTTGGTGAAACCAGTGACGTTACCAGATGATCGATACCTTCCAAGAGCGGCAAGGTGGAacatcaaagaaatatctgttgagtttCTAAAGGATATGGAGGCTTCGCAATACACA TTCTCTAAagaatttaaggatgaatatactatgtatgaaaaagaaatgttgaatgaaATTGCTCAAAGGCTTCCAGTTGAAGAAGTGCCATTGACAGTAGATTGGCAAGAAAAATTCGAGGATTTGGAAGTAAAGAATGAAGATTTGAGGCTGACAATTGCAGAAAAATGGTGTGAGTTACAGAGCAGGAAAGAGGACGGCCTCCCCATTGATGTGAGTATCCTAGAAGAGCTTTTGAATGATATATATCACAGAGCTTACCCACCTCCACAACCAAACTCGGGAGAAGAAGAATCTAGCAGTAGCTCTGAAGAAGGGCATGATGATTTGGATGACACCGTTCCATCAGCAACTACTCCTTGGTAA